In the Ruminococcus sp. OA3 genome, one interval contains:
- a CDS encoding EAL domain-containing response regulator translates to MESHRKVLIVEDNQINREILREILSSEYQVLEAEDGQEALSVLQKHRDEISLILLDIVMPVMDGFAFLSYVKNEAAFASIPVIVTTQSNSEEDEVAALSHGAADFVPKPYRPQIILHRAANIINLRETAAMVNQLQYDRLTGIYNKEFFYKSARDILMQNPDKEYDIICSDIENFKLINDVSGITAGDCLLQKIAGLYRETVGKNGIYGRIGSDQFACMRERDCPYTDDMFIEVSQRLNARSSTKNILMKWGIYAVEDRELPIEKMCDRALLAARSIKGQYGKYFAVYDDALRDKLLREQAITDEMTAALAQGQFEVYLQPQYRIADGRLAGAEALVRWKHPQWGLQPPSSFIPLFEKNGFITRLDQFVWDKVCAVLKTWDDKGYPPISVSVNVSRADIYNIDLAGNLMQIIQKYRLTASRIPLEITESAYTENPSQIIETVLSLKKLGFEIEMDDFGSGYSSLNMLNQMPLNVLKLDMHFVQSETAKPKNRSILRYIMEIARFLRLRVVAEGVETKEQLERLRDLSCDYVQGYYFASPMPVEEFEKLIRE, encoded by the coding sequence ATGGAATCACATAGAAAGGTATTAATTGTAGAAGACAATCAGATTAACAGAGAGATACTCCGGGAAATCCTGTCTTCAGAGTATCAGGTGCTGGAGGCTGAAGACGGACAGGAAGCGCTTTCTGTCCTTCAAAAGCACAGAGATGAAATCTCTTTGATCCTGCTTGATATCGTCATGCCGGTCATGGACGGGTTCGCATTCCTGTCGTATGTCAAGAATGAAGCCGCATTTGCCTCGATTCCCGTCATAGTAACTACGCAGAGCAACAGTGAGGAGGACGAAGTGGCGGCCCTGTCTCACGGTGCAGCCGATTTTGTGCCCAAGCCTTACCGCCCGCAGATTATTCTGCATCGTGCGGCAAATATCATCAATCTGCGGGAAACTGCGGCCATGGTCAACCAGCTGCAGTATGACCGGCTGACAGGAATTTATAATAAAGAGTTTTTTTATAAAAGTGCCAGAGATATTCTGATGCAGAATCCGGACAAGGAATATGATATTATCTGCTCCGATATCGAAAACTTCAAGTTGATCAACGATGTATCCGGTATTACGGCCGGTGACTGTCTGCTACAGAAAATTGCCGGGCTTTATCGGGAAACCGTGGGTAAAAACGGAATATACGGGCGTATTGGTTCGGATCAGTTTGCCTGTATGCGGGAACGGGACTGCCCGTATACAGATGATATGTTTATTGAGGTTTCACAACGTCTGAACGCGCGGTCCTCGACAAAAAATATTCTTATGAAATGGGGGATTTACGCTGTAGAGGACCGCGAACTGCCGATAGAGAAAATGTGTGACCGGGCATTGCTGGCTGCCCGCAGTATAAAAGGACAGTACGGCAAGTATTTTGCTGTCTATGATGATGCGCTGCGGGATAAGCTGCTGCGGGAGCAGGCCATCACTGACGAGATGACGGCCGCCCTGGCACAGGGACAGTTTGAGGTTTATCTCCAGCCACAGTACAGGATCGCAGATGGCCGCCTGGCCGGCGCTGAGGCTCTGGTGCGGTGGAAACACCCGCAATGGGGGCTTCAGCCGCCCTCATCGTTCATTCCGCTGTTTGAAAAAAATGGATTTATCACCAGGCTGGATCAGTTTGTGTGGGACAAAGTCTGTGCGGTGCTTAAGACCTGGGACGATAAGGGCTATCCTCCGATCTCTGTCTCTGTCAATGTCTCAAGGGCAGACATCTACAATATTGATCTCGCCGGCAATCTTATGCAGATCATACAAAAGTATCGACTGACAGCTTCACGGATACCGCTGGAGATTACCGAGAGTGCTTACACGGAAAATCCCAGCCAGATCATTGAAACGGTCCTGTCTTTAAAGAAACTGGGATTTGAGATTGAAATGGATGACTTCGGGAGTGGTTATTCGTCGCTCAATATGCTCAACCAAATGCCTTTAAATGTTCTTAAACTTGATATGCATTTTGTGCAAAGTGAGACGGCGAAGCCAAAAAACAGGAGCATTCTTCGTTATATTATGGAAATTGCCCGGTTTCTGAGGCTTCGTGTCGTAGCGGAAGGCGTTGAGACGAAAGAACAGCTGGAACGGCTGCGCGATCTGAGCTGCGATTATGTACAGGGATATTATTTTGCCAGTCCAATGCCTGTTGAGGAGTTTGAAAAACTGATAAGAGAATAG
- a CDS encoding GntR family transcriptional regulator, translated as MKENSLYGLIYNYLLIRIHYGFYPKGGYLPSILELSNLFGVSTMVIRTAFKLLRENGYLSYETTERPVVLYDFENPKQAFPEQLLIQGDDFEDFHRTFDLIFPSIYFCGLSICDNRDLEELRLILDRSADAWDSPLVDFLAHLAKRLQNSLVTDLYYDVTLFSYPTYLDYLAKDKARWKRHHEVLNKKLLEILALKERGNTAALQTIVNQAYPPMDWQPVLDSGKERNSPYRWGKSQVCLNTAGEIVSRICKGVYPVDTFLPSPRILSEELSVSLITVRRSIVLLNDLGVAESVNGRGTKVIPPERGVHKVNWSSPVIRKNTLLYLESLYMLAITCRRLAAFLFPLISPEEKATLKERICFIKGQSNAGHANTLCLQALISASNLLSLREVYDKLFSFIVWGQPLFYLKPHLQLDQYTDLLTESLDSNDAMQFGSALEQAYFATFRSSQSKAITVGIEEAERLILPY; from the coding sequence GTGAAAGAAAACAGTCTTTATGGTTTAATATATAACTATTTACTGATCAGAATCCACTATGGGTTTTATCCAAAAGGCGGCTATCTTCCGTCTATCCTTGAACTCAGTAACTTGTTTGGTGTTTCCACTATGGTGATACGTACTGCATTCAAGCTTCTTCGTGAAAATGGCTACTTATCTTATGAAACAACTGAACGGCCGGTCGTTCTCTATGACTTTGAAAACCCGAAGCAGGCGTTTCCAGAACAGCTTCTGATACAAGGGGATGATTTTGAAGATTTCCACCGGACCTTTGACCTGATTTTTCCAAGCATTTATTTTTGTGGTCTGTCCATATGTGATAACCGTGACTTGGAGGAATTGCGCCTGATTCTGGACCGCTCTGCCGACGCCTGGGATTCCCCCCTGGTTGATTTCCTCGCACATTTGGCGAAGCGGCTACAAAACTCCCTTGTGACGGATCTTTACTATGACGTTACGCTTTTCAGCTACCCCACGTATCTTGACTATCTTGCCAAAGACAAGGCACGTTGGAAACGCCATCATGAAGTACTGAATAAGAAGCTTCTGGAAATTCTGGCTCTGAAAGAGCGCGGAAATACTGCTGCGCTGCAGACCATTGTCAATCAGGCATATCCCCCTATGGACTGGCAGCCAGTTTTAGACAGTGGGAAAGAACGTAACAGCCCGTATCGATGGGGAAAGTCGCAGGTTTGCCTCAACACTGCAGGCGAAATCGTCTCCCGTATCTGTAAAGGCGTTTATCCGGTTGATACCTTTCTCCCCTCACCGCGAATTTTATCCGAAGAGCTGTCCGTCTCACTCATAACGGTGAGACGGTCAATTGTTCTTCTGAATGACCTTGGTGTTGCGGAATCAGTCAACGGAAGAGGAACAAAAGTTATTCCCCCGGAACGGGGCGTCCATAAAGTGAACTGGAGCAGTCCGGTCATACGTAAAAACACTTTGCTGTATTTGGAATCTCTTTATATGCTGGCCATTACCTGCAGGCGGCTTGCAGCCTTTCTTTTTCCGCTGATCTCTCCGGAGGAAAAGGCTACCCTGAAAGAGCGTATCTGCTTCATAAAAGGACAGTCCAATGCAGGCCATGCGAACACACTGTGCCTGCAGGCCTTAATATCTGCGTCAAACTTGTTATCACTCCGGGAAGTTTATGATAAGCTCTTTAGTTTTATAGTCTGGGGCCAGCCGCTTTTTTACCTGAAACCCCATCTTCAGCTTGACCAGTATACGGATTTGCTGACTGAGAGCTTAGATTCCAATGATGCCATGCAGTTTGGATCGGCATTGGAACAGGCTTACTTTGCTACGTTCCGTTCCTCACAAAGCAAGGCCATTACTGTCGGAATCGAGGAGGCCGAAAGATTGATCCTTCCTTACTGA